One genomic segment of Desulfovibrio sp. JC010 includes these proteins:
- a CDS encoding esterase-like activity of phytase family protein yields the protein MLKKLIIAGAAVALSAGLAFASEFEIEKYEIATPLKSNVPYSGKFAAEFPAGFPIGIGSGMTYIGLGKDGTRFFYAIGDRGPNAGSPKVMVDGKKVPSKVFPAPAYTPSYGAIGLKDGKVTLMSTIEIKDIKGRKISGRPIPPGTVGSTGEIPLSDSYKVLSYDREGLDTEGIAIDRKDGNLWICDEYGPFIAKMEANTGRLIKKYGPGAGLPEIVGKRQPNRGMEGIAVTPSNKVLGAVQSICDIDGNVKASKAPFTRLVLLDPETGETKMFAYPVDVEAYKRCKDVKIGDLHAVSDTEFLIVEQGKGKDGLRNLIYLIDISDATDLSGKKTAEGKELEAVSGAKELESLGIKMASKKKIISLREYGWKPSKAEGLALLPDMRTLAVCSDNDFGFGSKTVDPATDKDGKPVKKATKYVIDGTKMTYDGQEVPTSFKLVPTGEKAGFWMIKLPKKISQY from the coding sequence ATGCTTAAAAAATTGATTATAGCTGGTGCGGCAGTTGCTCTGAGTGCCGGGCTTGCGTTTGCGTCTGAGTTTGAAATTGAAAAGTACGAGATAGCAACTCCCCTGAAATCCAATGTTCCTTACAGCGGAAAGTTTGCTGCTGAATTTCCTGCTGGTTTTCCCATCGGAATCGGTTCCGGCATGACTTATATCGGTCTGGGTAAGGACGGAACCCGCTTTTTTTACGCCATCGGTGACCGTGGTCCTAACGCGGGCAGTCCCAAGGTAATGGTTGACGGTAAAAAAGTTCCTTCCAAAGTTTTTCCCGCTCCCGCATACACTCCTTCTTACGGTGCCATCGGCCTGAAAGACGGCAAAGTGACCCTCATGAGCACCATTGAGATCAAGGATATCAAGGGCAGGAAAATTTCCGGCCGTCCCATCCCTCCCGGAACCGTCGGTTCTACCGGTGAAATTCCCCTGAGTGATTCATACAAGGTCCTTTCATATGACCGTGAAGGTCTTGATACCGAAGGCATTGCCATTGACCGCAAGGACGGCAACCTCTGGATTTGTGACGAGTACGGCCCGTTCATCGCCAAGATGGAAGCCAACACCGGGCGTCTGATCAAGAAATACGGTCCCGGAGCAGGACTGCCTGAAATCGTAGGCAAGCGTCAGCCTAACCGGGGCATGGAAGGTATTGCGGTTACTCCCTCCAACAAAGTTCTCGGTGCTGTGCAGTCTATCTGCGACATCGACGGCAATGTAAAAGCCAGCAAGGCTCCTTTCACCCGTCTTGTGCTGCTTGATCCTGAAACCGGCGAGACCAAAATGTTCGCCTATCCGGTTGATGTAGAGGCTTACAAACGCTGCAAGGACGTTAAAATCGGCGATCTGCACGCTGTGAGCGATACTGAGTTCCTGATTGTGGAGCAGGGTAAAGGCAAGGACGGGTTGCGCAACCTCATTTATTTAATCGACATCAGCGATGCCACTGACCTGAGCGGAAAGAAGACCGCAGAAGGTAAAGAGCTGGAAGCTGTTTCCGGTGCTAAGGAGCTTGAGTCCCTCGGTATCAAAATGGCGAGTAAGAAAAAAATCATCAGCCTGCGTGAATACGGCTGGAAACCCAGCAAGGCCGAAGGGCTGGCACTGCTGCCCGATATGCGCACTCTCGCAGTCTGCTCTGATAACGATTTCGGTTTCGGTTCCAAAACTGTTGACCCCGCCACCGATAAGGACGGCAAGCCGGTTAAGAAAGCAACAAAATACGTGATTGACGGCACCAAGATGACCTACGACGGTCAGGAAGTTCCCACTTCCTTCAAGCTGGTACCTACTGGCGAAAAGGCCGGGTTCTGGATGATCAAGCTGCCTAAGAAAATCAGCCAGTATTAA
- a CDS encoding transporter substrate-binding domain-containing protein, with the protein MVAEKGSGLKIFLLLLWISCFLAVKPVFAESILAEGDSNYPPYEYLEDGVPKGFNIDVLRAVAKASDLDLSINLRPWGEVMENLEKGANDVVTGMFLTPARTELFGFSIPHNIVSHTIFVREGSDIKRLEDLHGKEILVQRSDIMHEYALEHYPDSIIVPVPDQGLALKILSSGKHDAALLGKMQNLFRAAESGIGNLKTTGADFAFGKYCFAVRKEDEELLGRLNEGLNLIKKSGEYDKIYEKWFGVFERKTLYDRIIHYAVIVLGPLLGFLVAFMLWVWLLRHKVRQKTELLRAELHERQKAEQNLQKVQLYLSSIINSMPSAIIGVDNECRINQWNIETEKVYGLRRDEVLGKLLEQVLPELSGEVKRVHNALKTGRQEVDPLVRRYVDKRVKYESVTIYPLAESGVEGAVIRIDDITDRMNFEQMVMQNEKMLSVGGLAAGMAHEINNPLAIIVGNAQNIARHASHDLKRNELLAQECGTNMDVIHEYMEKRGILYRIDGILEAGGRAAKIVSNMLSFSRKSDKVKGCHSLPELLDTTVDLVSSSYSLKEKYDFKQIEIIREFEKGVPDVWCENNEIQQVFLNLIRNGAEAAQTKQYGDVRPHMILRVKQAGEMVRVEIEDNGPGMEEDVSKRIFEPFYTTKEVGKGTGLGLSVSYFIVAEHHGGTMEVDSMPGEWTRFIIQLPIEETKC; encoded by the coding sequence GTGGTTGCAGAGAAGGGTTCCGGGCTGAAAATTTTTCTTTTGCTGCTGTGGATCAGTTGTTTTCTTGCAGTGAAGCCTGTGTTTGCTGAGAGTATTCTGGCTGAGGGGGACAGTAATTATCCTCCTTATGAATATCTGGAAGACGGCGTTCCCAAAGGATTCAATATTGATGTGCTTCGCGCGGTTGCCAAAGCTTCCGATCTTGACCTCAGCATTAATCTCCGGCCTTGGGGAGAGGTTATGGAGAACCTTGAAAAAGGGGCCAATGACGTAGTCACCGGTATGTTTTTAACTCCTGCCCGGACTGAATTATTCGGTTTTTCAATCCCTCATAACATTGTTTCCCACACAATTTTTGTCCGTGAAGGTTCCGATATTAAGCGTCTTGAAGATCTGCATGGCAAGGAAATTCTGGTCCAGCGCAGTGACATAATGCATGAATACGCGCTGGAGCATTATCCCGATTCCATAATTGTTCCTGTGCCGGATCAGGGGCTTGCTTTGAAGATATTGTCATCCGGCAAGCATGATGCCGCTTTGCTGGGTAAAATGCAGAACCTGTTCCGGGCAGCCGAGTCAGGCATTGGAAATCTAAAGACGACAGGGGCTGATTTTGCTTTCGGGAAATATTGTTTTGCCGTTCGCAAAGAGGATGAGGAACTGCTCGGCAGGTTGAATGAAGGATTGAACCTGATCAAAAAATCAGGTGAATATGATAAGATTTACGAAAAGTGGTTCGGGGTTTTTGAGCGCAAAACCCTTTATGACCGGATAATTCATTATGCGGTCATTGTGTTGGGGCCATTGCTGGGCTTTCTGGTTGCTTTTATGCTTTGGGTATGGTTGTTGCGCCACAAGGTAAGGCAGAAGACTGAGTTGCTGCGTGCGGAACTTCACGAACGCCAAAAGGCGGAACAGAATCTGCAGAAAGTTCAACTATATCTTTCAAGTATAATTAATTCCATGCCTTCAGCCATAATCGGGGTGGATAATGAATGCCGTATCAATCAATGGAATATTGAAACGGAAAAGGTGTACGGTTTGCGGCGTGACGAGGTGCTCGGCAAATTGTTGGAACAGGTCCTGCCGGAGTTGTCCGGCGAAGTGAAGCGGGTTCATAATGCTTTGAAAACAGGACGGCAGGAGGTTGATCCGCTGGTTCGCCGTTACGTTGACAAGCGGGTAAAGTATGAGAGCGTAACAATTTACCCACTGGCCGAGTCCGGAGTGGAAGGGGCGGTTATCAGGATTGATGATATTACTGACCGTATGAATTTCGAACAGATGGTTATGCAGAACGAAAAGATGCTCTCGGTTGGCGGACTTGCGGCCGGAATGGCCCACGAAATCAACAATCCACTGGCAATTATTGTCGGTAATGCCCAGAATATCGCCAGACATGCATCGCATGATTTGAAGCGTAATGAACTTTTGGCTCAGGAATGCGGGACGAATATGGATGTCATCCATGAATATATGGAAAAACGCGGCATTCTTTATAGGATTGACGGCATTCTTGAAGCCGGGGGCCGGGCAGCGAAGATCGTATCCAATATGCTTAGTTTCAGCCGGAAAAGTGATAAAGTAAAAGGGTGTCACAGCCTGCCGGAGCTGCTTGATACGACAGTTGATCTGGTTTCCAGCAGCTACAGTTTGAAAGAAAAATACGATTTCAAGCAGATTGAGATTATCCGTGAGTTTGAAAAGGGAGTTCCTGATGTCTGGTGCGAGAATAATGAAATTCAGCAGGTCTTTTTGAACTTGATCCGTAATGGGGCGGAAGCTGCACAGACTAAACAGTACGGGGATGTGCGTCCGCACATGATTTTACGCGTTAAGCAGGCGGGAGAGATGGTCCGGGTGGAAATTGAAGATAACGGTCCCGGTATGGAAGAGGATGTAAGTAAACGTATTTTTGAGCCTTTTTATACCACAAAAGAAGTGGGTAAAGGTACCGGTCTGGGACTTTCTGTGTCGTATTTTATTGTTGCCGAGCATCATGGCGGAACCATGGAAGTTGATTCCATGCCCGGCGAATGGACCCGTTTTATAATTCAATTGCCCATAGAAGAGACAAAATGCTGA
- a CDS encoding succinate dehydrogenase/fumarate reductase cytochrome b subunit has protein sequence MSFNSTVAPVKRGKSDAILDWLQMFSGVALIIFVFMHMSLVSSVIFSPAIMDTIAHTYEENYMAQIGGPILFLLFLFHFYLAARKIPFRLEGQKTIWKHAKMLKHRDTWLWVVQVVSAMLILVMGAIHMWAVLSDLPITAARSAERIQSGPWIFFYLVLAPLVVMHVVAGLYRIAVKWGFIKDYQRGRLNKFATGLAVFFICIGLATLAKFMTLSA, from the coding sequence ATGTCTTTCAATTCTACTGTCGCTCCTGTCAAGCGGGGCAAGAGTGACGCAATTCTGGACTGGCTCCAGATGTTTTCAGGGGTGGCTCTTATCATTTTTGTATTTATGCATATGAGCCTTGTTTCAAGTGTGATATTCAGTCCGGCAATCATGGACACTATCGCTCACACTTACGAGGAAAATTACATGGCCCAGATCGGTGGTCCGATCCTGTTCCTGCTTTTCCTCTTTCACTTCTATCTCGCTGCACGCAAGATCCCCTTCCGTCTGGAAGGCCAGAAAACCATCTGGAAGCATGCAAAAATGCTCAAACACCGCGACACATGGCTCTGGGTTGTACAGGTGGTGTCCGCCATGCTGATTCTGGTTATGGGTGCTATCCACATGTGGGCTGTACTCAGTGACCTGCCCATCACTGCAGCCCGTTCTGCCGAACGCATCCAGTCCGGACCGTGGATCTTCTTCTATCTGGTTCTGGCTCCGCTGGTGGTTATGCATGTTGTGGCCGGGCTGTACCGGATCGCCGTCAAATGGGGATTCATCAAGGATTACCAGCGCGGTAGACTGAACAAATTCGCCACCGGGCTGGCCGTGTTCTTCATCTGCATCGGGCTGGCTACTCTGGCTAAATTCATGACTTTGAGTGCATAA
- a CDS encoding TIGR01777 family oxidoreductase, whose product MRVVITGGTGFIGKSLSRKLASKGYQVVCLTRSSRPSDISGVRNVVWDGESSAGWLEHADGATAIVNLAGDNIASGRWTAAKKKRILDSRVNAGRAVSEAVAKAKVKPQVVIQGSAIGYYGDCGPEPVNEKSARGDLFLSDVVEKWEASTDPVEEHGVRRAIVRTAMVLGSGGALAKMLGPFKSGLGSYLGQGHHGVSWIHLEDEVRAIIFLIENEKCSGIFNLSSIHPVTFNKFADTLGSVLDKKVWLRTPAFVLKLALGQMAEEVLLSGQFVMPVNLIAAGFKFNFTDIGDALCDIV is encoded by the coding sequence ATGCGAGTTGTGATTACCGGAGGTACCGGATTTATAGGAAAAAGTTTGAGCCGGAAGCTGGCTTCAAAGGGATATCAGGTTGTCTGTCTGACCCGTTCCAGCCGTCCTTCTGATATTTCCGGGGTCCGTAATGTTGTCTGGGATGGAGAGAGTTCGGCTGGTTGGCTTGAACATGCAGATGGAGCAACAGCCATCGTCAATCTCGCCGGGGACAATATCGCTTCCGGACGCTGGACTGCTGCCAAAAAGAAAAGGATTCTTGACAGCCGGGTCAATGCCGGACGGGCGGTCAGTGAAGCCGTTGCCAAGGCAAAAGTTAAGCCGCAGGTGGTGATTCAAGGGTCGGCCATCGGCTACTACGGTGACTGCGGCCCTGAACCGGTTAATGAAAAATCAGCCAGAGGCGATCTGTTTCTTTCTGATGTGGTGGAAAAATGGGAAGCCAGCACAGATCCGGTGGAGGAGCACGGTGTGCGGCGGGCAATTGTCCGTACCGCAATGGTGCTGGGCAGCGGCGGCGCGCTGGCAAAGATGCTCGGTCCATTTAAGAGCGGGCTGGGCAGCTATCTGGGGCAGGGACACCATGGTGTTTCGTGGATTCATCTTGAAGATGAAGTCCGGGCTATAATTTTCCTGATTGAAAATGAGAAATGCAGCGGGATATTCAATCTCAGCTCAATCCATCCGGTAACATTTAATAAATTTGCCGACACACTCGGTAGCGTGCTTGATAAAAAAGTATGGCTGCGAACCCCGGCTTTTGTGCTCAAGCTGGCACTGGGGCAGATGGCCGAAGAGGTGCTTCTCAGTGGGCAGTTTGTTATGCCCGTGAATCTCATTGCTGCCGGGTTTAAATTTAATTTTACCGATATAGGTGATGCCTTGTGTGATATTGTGTAG